ACAATCCCATATCGGAGCGGTGACAGGATTGCAGCCGGAGATGTCAATGCCGACGGAGTCGATGAGATAGTCTGGGCGTCACAGACGGGAGTCGTCAAGGTGTACAACATGTGGGGAGACGTCCTCAACGGAAACGGCTTGAGGACGCACTTTGAACGCGGTGCCGGTCTGGCAGTGGGGGACGTTGACGGCAACTCGATACGGGTTGGGCCCCCGAAAAAGGGAACAATGGAGGTGACCAGGAAGGTACTGGTCGTCATAAACTCTCCTCCGATAGACTACGACGTAATCCCAAAGGAAGAGACAGGGGTCTTCTACTCCCAGTACAAGGGGACGACAACGGAAACCGTCACGGCATCAGTAACCTCCGTCGTGGATATGAAGTTTACAATGGGCCTCGGCTTTACGTTTGGCGTCGAGAATTTTGCCGCTGCCGAGTTCAACCTGAAGACCACCCTTCAGTCCAGGACAGAAACGGTCACCGGACAGAGCTTCACCCGTAAAGAGGAACTCACGCTCACTGCTGACGGCGTGGACGGGGCGATATATGTTACCTCGTACTATGACGTCTACGAGTTCCCCATAATATCTCCGCCTGAGCTGGCAGTGATAAACGGCGAGCGGCAGTACGTAATGGTGAGCGTTCCCAAAGGCCCACCAACGATAACCTTTGCGGAGTACGATTCAAAAGTTCATGTGATAGGGGACATAACGACATACCCGACCAGAATTGAAGAGCTGGAGGGCTTTGAGGCGTCTAACCTTCTCGGAACGGTCACCATCGAGGCCGGGAAGGTCGGCAGCAGGTACAGGCTCTACATGAAGCAGCTTGACTGGAAGGGAAATACCAACACATTCACCACCACCGTTTCTGTGAACGTCAAGGCGGAGGACTATATCGCGCCGGGTGTGAAAATGAGCATGAACTTCGAGGGCAACTACATGGATCAGACCATCACCACCCACAGGGTGGAGTTCTCAAACGAGACCGAGATAGTGATAAACTACAACGGCCGCATCGAGGAGCCGGAAAAGCGGTACACTGCCACTGGTGTTATCTACAGGGACGGCACTGACGGGCACCTCGTTCTCGACTTCTACTTGTCAGGAATGGGAGACTATTACAGAACCCGGCAGCTGAGCCCGTTTATGGTGAACGTTAGCGAGGTTGCCCACATGCCGTTTATTCCACCGTGGTACAGCAAGTTCACCAGACTCCAGAACCTCTACGGTATGTACACCTCAAACAAGCCCCCGGAGTGCTCTGTATCCCCAGTGCCCGTCTCCGGAAAACAGCCGCTCGACGTGACTTTCGAACTGTTCCTGAGCGACCCCAACAACGACCCCCTATCATGGAGGATTGACTTCGGAGATGGAACTGAGCTGACCGGCAACTCAACGGAGGTTCTCCACACGTATGCTGATCCCGGAAGTTATCCCGTCAAGCTTACCGTCTACGACAGGTGGAACGCCAACTCCACATGCAGCGCCACGGTGAACGTCCAGCACAACGAGAGGCCGAGCGTGTCCTTTACCTACTCCCCCGCCGAAGTCCGTGCAGGAGTGGAAGTCAGCTTTGAGGAGAGTTCCAGTGATCCAGATGGGAACGTGGTGAGCTGGGAGTGGGACTTCGGTGATGGCACTGCATCAAAGGAAAGAAATCCAGTCCACGTTTATGGGGCCCCGGGTACCTACACAGTTTCCCTCACCGTGATGGACAGTGATGGCATGAGGAACAGCTACAGCATGGATCTGGTTGTTCTGCCGAGAAACCTTCCACCAATGGCGGACTTCACCTTCCTGCCGAAGGAGCCGAGGGCCGGTGAAGAGGTCAGTTTCGTGGACAAGTCCTACGATTCCGACGGGAACATCGTGAGCTGGAGCTGGGACTTTGGTGACGGCAGTACTTCCAATGAGGCTGAACCTACCCACGTATTCTCCAGCCCCGGCAACTACACGGTAACGCTAACCGTAAGGGACGAGAAGGGCGGAGAGGGCGTAAAGAGGATAAGCGTGATTGTCGGAGAGGCCCCATCTCCCACACAGTCCTCCACATCCCCACCGGCACCAGAGGAGACGACGAGTCCGGCGACCTCCTCGTCGGCTTCATCGACGTCCTCCCCGGAGCGGGGAACATCAACAACCCAGTCAGGCGGGACGTGTGGCGTTGGAGTGGCAGTTCTGCTCCCGCTGCTGGTTCTGCTGGGAAGAAAAAGATGGAGATGAGTCTTTACGTTTTTTCTTCCTCTATTTTGACCCTGAGTTCGTTGGCGAACCAGTTGACCCTCTGCGGGAACGGTATCTCTATGCCCGCCTCGTCGAGGGCCTTTTTGACATCGAGCACTATCCGGGTTCTCACATCGAACCACTTCTCGCTGGGCGCCCATGCCCTGATGGATATCATGACGGCGCTGTCGGAGAGCTCGCTTACGTACACCGCGGGCTCCGGCTCCGCGAGCACAAAGGGAATGGCGTCCAGCACCTCCCTGATTATCTCCACCGCCCGGTCGGCGTCGGCACTGTACGCTATCCCGACCTGCACGTCCACCCTCCTGGCGGGGTACCGCATCAGGTTCACGATGTTGCTGTTGAAGAGCTTCTCGTTGGGTATCCTGATCAGCGTCCCGTCCCACGACCGTATCCTGGTGGAGAGTATCCTTATGTCCTCAACAATCCCAGTGGCCTCCCCGACTTTAACGGCGTCGCCTATCTGCAGTGGCTTGTCGAAGTACATGAAGACCCCGGAAACAAAGTTTGAAACGACGGTCTGGGCGGAGAAACCAAGGATAATGCCCGTTATTCCCGCCGCCGCTAGGAGGGTGCCCAGCTGACCGCTGACCCCGGCAAAGCTCAGTGCCGTGAAGAACGCAACTGTTATGACGATGTAGTAGAACAGCTTGGCCCGGATAACAACGTCGGGCCCCGGCTCCCCCCCGGAACCCTCTATCATATAGTCCCTTGACTTCTTCGCTATCAGGTACGTGAAGTAGAAGAACCCTGCGGCAAAGGCGAGGTTCCCCACGGTGGTGGGGCCGAGGGTGTATTTCATGATTCCGAGGACGTAGAGTGCCCAGATTGCTCCCCCGAGGACGAACATCCTGAAGAGTATGTCCGCAGTGTCCTGGTTTATTATCCATGTCAGAGAGGTCTCCTTGGACTTCCTGATGATGAGCTTTCTGATGATTCTGCCGGCCAGAACCGCGCCCACGAGTATTGCCACCGCCTTGACGGCACTTACAACCGTCAGCTCAACCGACACCGGGGGCAGCCAGGGCAGTGTAACGTTGGCCATACCTACCACCTCATCCGGAAGTTGGGTACGGGCTCCGCCCTGTGGGTGGCCGTGAGCGTCCCGTCAGGGGGATTCCCCGTGTTGTTGACCTCGTAGGGCTCCTTCGTTGTGAGCACGACCAGGGGGTAGTAGGCCCTCTCTTTAGAATAGAACATCGTGCTGCCCTTTATTGGAATCACCACCCTTTCGACCAGCTTCCATTTTTCCGTCGGGTTGTTTATAACGAGCTTTACAACGCCAGTTGCTTCGGGGACTTCCGTGTGGAACTCGCTGGTGTGGTATCTGGCGATGACCCCGGACGTTATCCTGCCGTAAAGCGCGTACTTCTCCCGTCCAACGACGAAGCGGTCTATCTCAGCGTTGCCGCTTCTTACTGAGATGTCTATCGGGGCCGACAGGTAACCCGTAACCCTCTCTTTGGGGGGGATGGCCATCTTCTCCGTGAGCTTTATCATCAGGAAGTCCACACCGTACCCCTCTGCCGGGGCGGGAAGAACCCACAGGCCCCCGTTGCCTTTCTTTATGAGAACCCTGACGTCGTCCCGCCGGTAGAGGACGGTGTCTCCCGGCCGCTCCACGAGATGGATTTTTTTGTCAGCGATCTTGATAAACTGTGTCTTTAGCTCGTGCTCTCCAAACATGGAAGAAAGTAAGGACTAAGAAAATTTAAAGTTGTCTAAAATTTGGGAGAAGGAATTCACTCCTCCTCAAACCCGATGTCCTCAAGTTTCATATAGGAATATATGTTTGTCCCCTCCGCCACAAAGATGCCTTCCGCTTCCAGAGGGACCGGCAGGTTTGGTGCTATTATCGCCCACCCATTGCCCCTGGCGTCTCCAACGATATAGGACCACTCAACCCTGACCGTCTTGAAGTTTTTTCCGCCTATGCTGGTGGTTCCCTGGGGCTCTATCTTGTACTTGTACTGGTAGTTCATGAAGCCGTAGCTTCCCTCGGTTGAAGTCATCAGGTTTTCTTCCTCCAGCACTCCCCAGAAGCCGAACGTCGTCATTGAGAAAAATGCCGTGTACGTAAGGTCGGTGTCCGGAATGTCGGCGAGACTGAAGCCCTCGCTCATATAGAAGTCATAGTCGTCCTTTCCAACGGCACTCGGGTTGTAAACCTCGTAGACGTTGTCCTTGTACTTAATCTTGAATCCGATGACCTCGGGGTAGCCCATTCCAAAGGTCTGTGCTATAGGAAACAGGAAAAATCCCTCGTAGAACTCCAGTGGCTGGGTTCCCCACAGCCAGTACTCCACAGGTGCATCGAGCTGCTCTGCGTTTATTGGTATCAGCTTTCCGTAGTACTCGTAGGCATCGTACTCGCCCAGTTCGACCTTCTTGGCCTCCCCCGTCTGCATGTCCCATTCGGTTCCGTAAACTGTAACCTTGCCGGGGCCGCGTCTCTTCTCGACTTCGTATTCATAAACCGGTGCCCCCTCGGCCTGCCTGACCTTGATGTTGTACTTGAGATACGTTATCTTGTAAAGACCGTCCCCTATGCGGACGGGCTTGGATGCATCCCAGGGGTTGGCCCAGGTGGCGTACTCCGATGTGGCGGTGGTTGTTTCCTCCCCTGTCCCGCTTTCGCTGTACGTTTCGGTGGACTCGCCCCTGCTCGTGTATTCCCCTTGGGTCGAGGTCGCGGGAGTTGTCGTGCTCCCGCCTCCTCCCAGACATCCGCTCACGCTTGTAAAAACCAAAAGAACGACAAGAATTGCAAAAACAGTCTTGGTACTAACGTTCATATTGTCCAACTCCAAGTTGTCCTATACAAAATACAACGGGGAAATATTTAAACATTGGCATACCCGGGTT
This genomic interval from Thermococcus sp. contains the following:
- a CDS encoding DUF432 domain-containing protein, translated to MFGEHELKTQFIKIADKKIHLVERPGDTVLYRRDDVRVLIKKGNGGLWVLPAPAEGYGVDFLMIKLTEKMAIPPKERVTGYLSAPIDISVRSGNAEIDRFVVGREKYALYGRITSGVIARYHTSEFHTEVPEATGVVKLVINNPTEKWKLVERVVIPIKGSTMFYSKERAYYPLVVLTTKEPYEVNNTGNPPDGTLTATHRAEPVPNFRMRW
- a CDS encoding PKD domain-containing protein; protein product: MRRAALLCVFLVLFSWLPDVDYALGGAGEEIPFWKDGMLIKDEEIIIGDRADKFLIYENASGHLLYSFGKDYEIWDEITAGDINGDGKAEIIHGETDPDYIHVFTKEGVELARRGFGDWQGGDDLATGDVDGDGKDEVIFADKSSDWINALSETLETEKRFQVKDFSDGDAIGAGDFDGDGIDEVVHADHSENLITIYDMDANVKGRFSTDDYFDLTGRDEIATGDVNLDGVDELIVATQDRGNDGESTGIHVFAFKKEMGQYKQQEIAYFTIPYRSGDRIAAGDVNADGVDEIVWASQTGVVKVYNMWGDVLNGNGLRTHFERGAGLAVGDVDGNSIRVGPPKKGTMEVTRKVLVVINSPPIDYDVIPKEETGVFYSQYKGTTTETVTASVTSVVDMKFTMGLGFTFGVENFAAAEFNLKTTLQSRTETVTGQSFTRKEELTLTADGVDGAIYVTSYYDVYEFPIISPPELAVINGERQYVMVSVPKGPPTITFAEYDSKVHVIGDITTYPTRIEELEGFEASNLLGTVTIEAGKVGSRYRLYMKQLDWKGNTNTFTTTVSVNVKAEDYIAPGVKMSMNFEGNYMDQTITTHRVEFSNETEIVINYNGRIEEPEKRYTATGVIYRDGTDGHLVLDFYLSGMGDYYRTRQLSPFMVNVSEVAHMPFIPPWYSKFTRLQNLYGMYTSNKPPECSVSPVPVSGKQPLDVTFELFLSDPNNDPLSWRIDFGDGTELTGNSTEVLHTYADPGSYPVKLTVYDRWNANSTCSATVNVQHNERPSVSFTYSPAEVRAGVEVSFEESSSDPDGNVVSWEWDFGDGTASKERNPVHVYGAPGTYTVSLTVMDSDGMRNSYSMDLVVLPRNLPPMADFTFLPKEPRAGEEVSFVDKSYDSDGNIVSWSWDFGDGSTSNEAEPTHVFSSPGNYTVTLTVRDEKGGEGVKRISVIVGEAPSPTQSSTSPPAPEETTSPATSSSASSTSSPERGTSTTQSGGTCGVGVAVLLPLLVLLGRKRWR
- a CDS encoding mechanosensitive ion channel family protein, coding for MANVTLPWLPPVSVELTVVSAVKAVAILVGAVLAGRIIRKLIIRKSKETSLTWIINQDTADILFRMFVLGGAIWALYVLGIMKYTLGPTTVGNLAFAAGFFYFTYLIAKKSRDYMIEGSGGEPGPDVVIRAKLFYYIVITVAFFTALSFAGVSGQLGTLLAAAGITGIILGFSAQTVVSNFVSGVFMYFDKPLQIGDAVKVGEATGIVEDIRILSTRIRSWDGTLIRIPNEKLFNSNIVNLMRYPARRVDVQVGIAYSADADRAVEIIREVLDAIPFVLAEPEPAVYVSELSDSAVMISIRAWAPSEKWFDVRTRIVLDVKKALDEAGIEIPFPQRVNWFANELRVKIEEEKT